The Microbispora sp. ZYX-F-249 genome includes a window with the following:
- the murA gene encoding UDP-N-acetylglucosamine 1-carboxyvinyltransferase, with translation MSEEVWQIDPSGPLRGDVEVRGSKNAVSKHMVAAMLGTGPSTLHNAPEVGEVGLTAAMLEALGIHVEITPGEITIERGNEIRPRVPEEYTGLNRIPILMLGPLLHLAGEAFVPLVGGDPIGRRPVNFHVEALRSMGAEIEVGDNGITAKATRLRGNRITLPYPSVGATETILMTAVLAEGKTVIKGAAMEPEVVELALFLQRMGAMIELSPDRRIVIEGVEKLHGASTWLAGDRIEAFSYLVAGLVTGGEVRVHGCHQDRLVTAITTLARMGARFEITDDWLCASAPDGLRAAAVQTDTHPGFMTDWQTPLMVLFTRAEGMSVLHETVFENRLVYVPALQKMGCEIEVFAQCLGGPACRYHDTNAKHSAVVRGVSNLRGADVTLPDIRAGFSAVLAAAVAEGTSTLRGVNHIERGYHRPFEQFTSLGLKINRIT, from the coding sequence GTGAGCGAAGAGGTATGGCAGATCGACCCGTCCGGCCCGTTGCGGGGGGACGTGGAGGTCCGGGGATCGAAGAACGCGGTCTCCAAGCACATGGTGGCGGCGATGCTCGGGACGGGTCCGAGCACGCTGCACAACGCCCCCGAGGTCGGCGAGGTGGGGCTGACCGCCGCCATGCTCGAAGCCCTCGGCATCCATGTGGAGATCACCCCGGGCGAGATCACCATCGAGCGGGGCAACGAGATCCGGCCGCGCGTGCCGGAGGAGTACACCGGGCTCAACCGCATCCCGATCCTGATGCTCGGCCCGCTGCTGCACCTGGCGGGCGAGGCGTTCGTCCCCCTCGTCGGCGGCGACCCCATCGGCAGGCGGCCGGTCAACTTCCACGTCGAGGCGCTGCGGTCGATGGGCGCGGAGATCGAGGTCGGCGACAACGGCATCACCGCCAAGGCGACGCGGCTGCGCGGCAACCGCATCACGCTCCCCTACCCCAGCGTGGGCGCCACCGAGACGATCCTCATGACGGCGGTGCTCGCGGAGGGCAAGACCGTCATCAAGGGCGCGGCGATGGAGCCCGAGGTGGTGGAGCTGGCGTTGTTCCTCCAGCGCATGGGCGCGATGATCGAGCTGAGCCCGGACCGGCGCATCGTCATCGAGGGCGTCGAGAAGCTGCACGGCGCCTCCACCTGGCTGGCCGGCGACCGCATCGAGGCGTTCTCGTACCTCGTGGCGGGCCTGGTGACGGGTGGCGAGGTGCGCGTGCACGGCTGCCACCAGGACCGGCTCGTCACCGCCATCACCACGCTGGCGAGGATGGGCGCGCGGTTCGAGATCACCGACGACTGGCTGTGCGCCTCGGCCCCGGACGGCCTGCGCGCGGCGGCGGTGCAGACCGACACCCACCCCGGTTTCATGACGGACTGGCAGACGCCGCTGATGGTGCTGTTCACCCGTGCCGAGGGCATGTCGGTGCTGCACGAGACGGTGTTCGAGAACCGGCTCGTGTACGTGCCCGCGCTGCAGAAGATGGGGTGCGAGATCGAGGTGTTCGCCCAGTGCCTGGGCGGCCCGGCGTGCCGTTATCACGACACCAACGCCAAGCACTCGGCGGTCGTACGCGGAGTCTCCAACCTGCGCGGGGCCGACGTCACGCTCCCCGACATCCGCGCCGGGTTCTCCGCGGTGCTGGCCGCCGCCGTCGCCGAGGGCACCTCGACCCTGCGGGGCGTCAACCACATCGAACGCGGCTACCACAGACCGTTCGAACAGTTCACCTCCCTCGGGTTGAAGATCAACAGGATCACGTAA